A single genomic interval of Anopheles marshallii chromosome 2, idAnoMarsDA_429_01, whole genome shotgun sequence harbors:
- the LOC128708551 gene encoding protein pygopus-like — MLYDYQPQSYQPQQPLPQRGRGGRGGRGAGGSRLGTGTSAVMPKKDSKSDEGGRKNKMSQAAAAKLEQQQQQQQQQQQQQQQQQDDVSGMKGGGPGTGRPGSVGPGGMKPSDACSINAGGGPGPNSGVMDALGKAGVPVMGGGVGGPLDGGGGHPMDGKMNPGLAGMMAGNKPSNKLEYTQQQSQIFVFSTALANKGAEAVLSGQFNSIIAYHCAQMQKQNRLGGPGPDEMTGNSVGPGAMSPWMDHGHGHGSPDHHPMGPRGMGGPGGPPDGMKKSATIHHTANASCLENDGSLPMFGGGPDGHMPPHMRMGPGGGGPLDPSMVMGKKSATIHHTPNACMDQDGSGLPMYPTDGHGGGPHMRMNPDGMSKPSTIHHTPSSCMEGDGSGDPTVGSHPGVKMENPSPVGSHISPSGGGGVPGGGPGGGHGGGGPGMGPGGAGGGPGGSHSSSTIIDQMNSLVASLPLMKGGNVLSQSRGHPQPSLQGVKVPDENLTPQQRQHREQQLATLRQMQKMFFPEQRAMGMDPHGMGMRPQFRGPATGMPPDFGGPPNRPLNPAFMNTPLGSGGMGGPVDGGPGPGPGPGPGMINEQIPPMQYNKPNMMNPGMYGGGGMGGGGHGGGGGPMGGPMGGPMGGPGGPMGGPMGGPMGGPGGGGPMNRMYKADPDPIFPPMTEMGGYGGGGGGGGGVMNNHGPGMFNPGMQQRMGMPPGGGAGGPGPGGGPMGGGHMGMGGPKMGPDPSMLGGPGGPIPQSPLMDDDLSKGSMQQQQMMLPANPPLPQQPGTPTGGGVGSNGGPMSVGMNPGLNPNGANGTVNNNGKTKEPSVSPEQQQQGGPGSNQQQQQQQGPGSQQGPLTPQTPQGGQQTPGPPLTPQTSMAGS; from the exons ATGCTGTACGATTATCAACCGCAGTCTTATCAGCCGCAGCAGCCCCTGCCGCAAAGAGGACgcggaggaagaggaggaagaggagcaGGTGGTTCAAGACTTGGTACAGGAACCTCTGCCGTGATGCCGAAGAAGGATTCCAAATCCGATGAGGGAGGCCGCAAGAACAAGATGAGTCAGGCGGCTGCGGCCAAGCtggaacaacagcagcaacagcagcagcagcaacaacagcagcaacagcaacaacag gaCGATGTATCGGGCATGAAAGGCGGTGGTCCCGGTACGGGTCGGCCTGGTTCCGTTGGACCGGGAGGAATGAAACCGTCGGACGCTTGCAGTATTAACGCGGGCGGTGGTCCCGGACCGAACAGCGGTGTTATGGATGCGCTGGGTAAGGCTGGCGTTCCGGTGATGGGAGGTGGTGTGGGTGGCCCTCtagacggtggtggtggtcatCCGATGGATGGGAAGATGAACCCCGGTTTGGCCGGTATGATGGCGGGCAACAAACCGTCAAACAAGCTGGAGTACACGCAGCAACAGAGCCAGATATTTGTGTTCTCGACGGCGCTCGCGAATAAAGGCGCCGAAGCGGTACTGAGCGGACAGTTCAACTCGATCATTGCATATCACTGTGCGCAGATGCAGAAACAGAACCGTCTCGGCGGCCCCGGACCGGACGAGATGACCGGGAACAGTGTGGGACCGGGCGCGATGTCACCGTGGATGGATCACGGCCACGGACACGGTTCGCCCGATCATCATCCGATGGGACCGCGGGGCATGGGCGGACCGGGTGGTCCACCGGACGGTATGAAAAAGTCAGCCACCATTCACCATACGGCCAATGCGTCCTGCCTGGAGAATGACGGCTCGTTGCCGATGTTTGGCGGCGGTCCCGATGGGCACATGCCGCCCCACATGCGCATGGGACCGGGCGGGGGAGGGCCGCTCGACCCGTCGATGGTGATGGGGAAAAAGTCGGCCACCATTCACCACACGCCGAACGCTTGCATGGATCAGGACGGGAGCGGTCTGCCGATGTACCCGACGGATGGGCACGGAGGGGGGCCACACATGCGCATGAACCCGGACGGAATGTCCAAACCGTCGACCATTCATCATACGCCCAGCTCATGCATGGAGGGTGACGGTAGCGGTGATCCGACCGTGGGAAGCCACCCGGGCGTTAAGATGGAAAACCCGTCACCCGTTGGGTCGCACATTTCGCcgagcggtggtggtggagtgcCTGGTGGTGGTCCGGGTGGTGGTCATGGAGGAGGTGGACCCGGTATGGGTCCGGGAGGAGCGGGCGGTGGTCCCGGCGGCAGTCACTCCAGCTCGACGATAATCGACCAGATGAACTCGCTGGTGGCGTCACTCCCGCTGATGAAGGGTGGCAATGTACTTTCGCAATCGCGTGGCCATCCGCAACCGTCGCTGCAAGGTGTAAAAGTGCCGGACGAAAATTTAACGCCCCAGCAACGGCAACACCGGGAGCAACAGCTCGCCACGTTACGCCAGATGCAGAAGATGTTCTTTCCCGAGCAACGCGCCATGGGCATGGATCCGCACGGCATGGGCATGAGGCCCCAGTTTCGGGGGCCTGCCACCGGTATGCCGCCGGACTTCGGGGGACCACCGAATCGGCCGCTAAATCCTGCCTTTATGAATACGCCCCTCGGTAGTGGTGGTATGGGTGGCCCGGTGGACGGTGGACCGGGTCCGGGGCCGGGACCCGGTCCCGGTATGATTAACGAACAGATACCGCCGATGCAATACAACAAACCGAACATGATGAACCCGGGCATGTACGGAGGTGGCGGTATGGGAGGCGGCGGTCACGGAGGAGGCGGAGGTCCGATGGGTGGTCCAATGGGTGGCCCGATGGGAGGTCCCGGTGGTCCGATGGGTGGTCCGATGGGTGGCCCAATGGGTGgacctggtggtggtggcccaATGAATCGTATGTACAAAGCAGACCCCGACCCAATCTTTCCACCCATGACGGAGATGGGTGGATATGGCGGTGGAGGCGGGGGCGGTGGCGGTGTGATGAATAATCATGGTCCTGGTATGTTTAATCCCGGCATGCAGCAACGAATGGGTATGCCACCGggcggtggtgctggtggaccCGGACCCGGTGGTGGACCGATGGGTGGCGGGCATATGGGGATGGGTGGACCGAAGATGGGACCGGATCCGTCGATGCTTGGTGGCCCCGGTGGTCCGATCCCACAGTCCCCCCTGATGGATGATGACCTCAGCAAGGGTtcgatgcagcagcagcaaatgatGCTTCCCGCAAATCCACCTCTTCCGCAGCAACCGGGCACACCGACGGGTGGTGGTGTCGGTAGCAACGGTGGCCCCATGTCGGTCGGCATGAATCCGGGCCTGAATCCCAACGGCGCCAACGGTACGGTCAACAATAATGGTAAAACGAAAGAGCCTTCCGTTTCGCcggaacagcaacagcagggtGGCCCTGGCTcgaaccagcagcaacaacagcagcaaggaCCCGGCAGTCAACAGGGGCCCTTGACACCGCAAACCCCCCAAGGCGGACAGCAAACACCCGGGCCACCACTCACTCCACAGACATCGATGGCCGGTTCGTAG